The following are encoded in a window of Clarias gariepinus isolate MV-2021 ecotype Netherlands chromosome 8, CGAR_prim_01v2, whole genome shotgun sequence genomic DNA:
- the mgst3b gene encoding microsomal glutathione S-transferase 3b produces the protein MEILDILPANFGYVILTYFYSWVMLTYLGVNVGRARKKYDVKYPTMYSTKDDMFNCIQRAHQNTLEVYPQWLVFQTIAALVYPTAAAVLGVIWVTSRFSYAWGYYTGDPAKRMNGAYGYIGLFGVIILSLYVALQLLGVV, from the exons ATGGAGATTTTAGACATCCTCCCTGCGAATTTCGGCTACGTGATCCTGACCTACTTCTACAGCTGGGTCATGCTGACTTACCTTGGCGTTAACGTCGGGCGCGCGCGGAAGAAGTATGACGTGAAG TACCCCACTATGTACAGCACTAAGGACGACATGTTTAACTGCATCCAGAGAGCTCATCAGAACACGCTGGAGGTTTATCCACAGTGGCTGGTTTTTCAAACCATTGCTGCACTAGTGTATCCC ACAGCCGCCGCCGTCCTGGGAGTTATCTGGGTGACCAGCAGGTTCTCCTATGCCTGGGGTTACTACACTGGCG acCCAGCCAAGAGAATGAACGGGGCCTACGGCTACATCGGCCTTTTTGGAGTGATCATCCTGTCACTGTATGTGGCCCTGCAACTGCTTGGAGTCGTTTAA